The Oncorhynchus tshawytscha isolate Ot180627B linkage group LG30, Otsh_v2.0, whole genome shotgun sequence genome includes a region encoding these proteins:
- the LOC112228618 gene encoding RNA-binding motif protein, X-linked 2-like isoform X4: protein MSICRYGEMANINLVRDKKTGKSKGFCFICYEDQRSTILAVDNLNGIKIKGRTIRVDHVLNYRPPKDNEDMDDITKRLREEGCAPKLPDPSSSESEEEEQYAVPAKKPKKDKKEKKKKKEKSLKEDRKQRERLAQTHSVSPPRPALAVRVKQEEEDLGYDKYSQRGAPEEWLGAREERPGPGAEPQNTHRQVDRGFRNRHGEREGERERPREDEKRKDGGLQLESKRTGRKERENQDRDRERDRTREGEREMDNERNRARDWDREKDRNREREKDRSSKHKEHSRERDQRRK from the exons ATGTCTATCTGCAGGTATGGAGAGATGGCCAACATCAACCTAGTGCGTGATAAGAAGACGGGTAAATCCAAAGGCTTCTGCTTCATCTGCTACGAGGACCAGAGGAGCACCATCCTGGCTGTGGATAACTTAAATGGGATCAAG ATAAAGGGGCGGACCATCCGAGTGGACCATGTGCTGAACTACCGCCCTCCCAAAGACAATGAGGACATGGATGATATCACCAAGCGCCTGAGGGAGGAGGGCTGTGCCCCCAAACTACCTGACCCTTCATCCTCCGAGTCCGAAGAAGAGGAGCAGTACGCCGTACCCGCGAAGAAGCCCAAGAAAG acaagaaagagaaaaagaagaaaaaggagaAGTCTCTGAAGGAGGAtaggaagcagagggagaggctaGCCCAGACTCACTCTGTGTCTCCCCCTAGGCCTGCCCTGGCAGTGAGGGTGAAGCAAGAGGAGGAGGACCTGGGCTATGACAAGTACAGCCAGCGGGGGGCGCCAGAGGAGTGGCTgggggccagggaagagagaccAGGGCCTGGGGCAGagccacagaacacacacaggcaggtGGACAGAGGGTTCCGAAATcgccatggggagagggaaggagagagagagaggcccagggaggatgagaagaggaaAGATGGAGGACTGCAGTTGGAGAGCAAGAGGAcaggcaggaaggagagagaaaaccaagacagggatagagagagagacagaactagggagggagaaagagagatggacaatgagaggaacagagcgagggactgggacagggagaaagacaggaacagagagagagaaaaagacaggtcAAGTAAGCACAAAGAACACAGTCGGGAGAGAGACCAAAGGAGAAAGTAA
- the LOC112228618 gene encoding RNA-binding motif protein, X-linked 2-like isoform X5 has translation MANINLVRDKKTGKSKGFCFICYEDQRSTILAVDNLNGIKIKGRTIRVDHVLNYRPPKDNEDMDDITKRLREEGCAPKLPDPSSSESEEEEQYAVPAKKPKKDKKEKKKKKEKSLKEDRKQRERLAQTHSVSPPRPALAVRVKQEEEDLGYDKYSQRGAPEEWLGAREERPGPGAEPQNTHRQVDRGFRNRHGEREGERERPREDEKRKDGGLQLESKRTGRKERENQDRDRERDRTREGEREMDNERNRARDWDREKDRNREREKDRSSKHKEHSRERDQRRK, from the exons ATGGCCAACATCAACCTAGTGCGTGATAAGAAGACGGGTAAATCCAAAGGCTTCTGCTTCATCTGCTACGAGGACCAGAGGAGCACCATCCTGGCTGTGGATAACTTAAATGGGATCAAG ATAAAGGGGCGGACCATCCGAGTGGACCATGTGCTGAACTACCGCCCTCCCAAAGACAATGAGGACATGGATGATATCACCAAGCGCCTGAGGGAGGAGGGCTGTGCCCCCAAACTACCTGACCCTTCATCCTCCGAGTCCGAAGAAGAGGAGCAGTACGCCGTACCCGCGAAGAAGCCCAAGAAAG acaagaaagagaaaaagaagaaaaaggagaAGTCTCTGAAGGAGGAtaggaagcagagggagaggctaGCCCAGACTCACTCTGTGTCTCCCCCTAGGCCTGCCCTGGCAGTGAGGGTGAAGCAAGAGGAGGAGGACCTGGGCTATGACAAGTACAGCCAGCGGGGGGCGCCAGAGGAGTGGCTgggggccagggaagagagaccAGGGCCTGGGGCAGagccacagaacacacacaggcaggtGGACAGAGGGTTCCGAAATcgccatggggagagggaaggagagagagagaggcccagggaggatgagaagaggaaAGATGGAGGACTGCAGTTGGAGAGCAAGAGGAcaggcaggaaggagagagaaaaccaagacagggatagagagagagacagaactagggagggagaaagagagatggacaatgagaggaacagagcgagggactgggacagggagaaagacaggaacagagagagagaaaaagacaggtcAAGTAAGCACAAAGAACACAGTCGGGAGAGAGACCAAAGGAGAAAGTAA
- the LOC112228618 gene encoding RNA-binding motif protein, X-linked 2-like isoform X3, with protein MCHGTLSIRIAPGFSSYGEMANINLVRDKKTGKSKGFCFICYEDQRSTILAVDNLNGIKIKGRTIRVDHVLNYRPPKDNEDMDDITKRLREEGCAPKLPDPSSSESEEEEQYAVPAKKPKKDKKEKKKKKEKSLKEDRKQRERLAQTHSVSPPRPALAVRVKQEEEDLGYDKYSQRGAPEEWLGAREERPGPGAEPQNTHRQVDRGFRNRHGEREGERERPREDEKRKDGGLQLESKRTGRKERENQDRDRERDRTREGEREMDNERNRARDWDREKDRNREREKDRSSKHKEHSRERDQRRK; from the exons ATGTGTCATGGCACTCTGAGTATAAGGATAGCGCCTGGATTTTCATCG TATGGAGAGATGGCCAACATCAACCTAGTGCGTGATAAGAAGACGGGTAAATCCAAAGGCTTCTGCTTCATCTGCTACGAGGACCAGAGGAGCACCATCCTGGCTGTGGATAACTTAAATGGGATCAAG ATAAAGGGGCGGACCATCCGAGTGGACCATGTGCTGAACTACCGCCCTCCCAAAGACAATGAGGACATGGATGATATCACCAAGCGCCTGAGGGAGGAGGGCTGTGCCCCCAAACTACCTGACCCTTCATCCTCCGAGTCCGAAGAAGAGGAGCAGTACGCCGTACCCGCGAAGAAGCCCAAGAAAG acaagaaagagaaaaagaagaaaaaggagaAGTCTCTGAAGGAGGAtaggaagcagagggagaggctaGCCCAGACTCACTCTGTGTCTCCCCCTAGGCCTGCCCTGGCAGTGAGGGTGAAGCAAGAGGAGGAGGACCTGGGCTATGACAAGTACAGCCAGCGGGGGGCGCCAGAGGAGTGGCTgggggccagggaagagagaccAGGGCCTGGGGCAGagccacagaacacacacaggcaggtGGACAGAGGGTTCCGAAATcgccatggggagagggaaggagagagagagaggcccagggaggatgagaagaggaaAGATGGAGGACTGCAGTTGGAGAGCAAGAGGAcaggcaggaaggagagagaaaaccaagacagggatagagagagagacagaactagggagggagaaagagagatggacaatgagaggaacagagcgagggactgggacagggagaaagacaggaacagagagagagaaaaagacaggtcAAGTAAGCACAAAGAACACAGTCGGGAGAGAGACCAAAGGAGAAAGTAA
- the LOC112228618 gene encoding RNA-binding motif protein, X-linked 2-like isoform X2, with product MCHGTLSIRIAPGFSSLTEGDIVCVFSQYGEMANINLVRDKKTGKSKGFCFICYEDQRSTILAVDNLNGIKIKGRTIRVDHVLNYRPPKDNEDMDDITKRLREEGCAPKLPDPSSSESEEEEQYAVPAKKPKKDKKEKKKKKEKSLKEDRKQRERLAQTHSVSPPRPALAVRVKQEEEDLGYDKYSQRGAPEEWLGAREERPGPGAEPQNTHRQVDRGFRNRHGEREGERERPREDEKRKDGGLQLESKRTGRKERENQDRDRERDRTREGEREMDNERNRARDWDREKDRNREREKDRSSKHKEHSRERDQRRK from the exons ATGTGTCATGGCACTCTGAGTATAAGGATAGCGCCTGGATTTTCATCG CTGACGGAAGGTGACATCGTCTGTGTCTTCTCTCA GTATGGAGAGATGGCCAACATCAACCTAGTGCGTGATAAGAAGACGGGTAAATCCAAAGGCTTCTGCTTCATCTGCTACGAGGACCAGAGGAGCACCATCCTGGCTGTGGATAACTTAAATGGGATCAAG ATAAAGGGGCGGACCATCCGAGTGGACCATGTGCTGAACTACCGCCCTCCCAAAGACAATGAGGACATGGATGATATCACCAAGCGCCTGAGGGAGGAGGGCTGTGCCCCCAAACTACCTGACCCTTCATCCTCCGAGTCCGAAGAAGAGGAGCAGTACGCCGTACCCGCGAAGAAGCCCAAGAAAG acaagaaagagaaaaagaagaaaaaggagaAGTCTCTGAAGGAGGAtaggaagcagagggagaggctaGCCCAGACTCACTCTGTGTCTCCCCCTAGGCCTGCCCTGGCAGTGAGGGTGAAGCAAGAGGAGGAGGACCTGGGCTATGACAAGTACAGCCAGCGGGGGGCGCCAGAGGAGTGGCTgggggccagggaagagagaccAGGGCCTGGGGCAGagccacagaacacacacaggcaggtGGACAGAGGGTTCCGAAATcgccatggggagagggaaggagagagagagaggcccagggaggatgagaagaggaaAGATGGAGGACTGCAGTTGGAGAGCAAGAGGAcaggcaggaaggagagagaaaaccaagacagggatagagagagagacagaactagggagggagaaagagagatggacaatgagaggaacagagcgagggactgggacagggagaaagacaggaacagagagagagaaaaagacaggtcAAGTAAGCACAAAGAACACAGTCGGGAGAGAGACCAAAGGAGAAAGTAA
- the LOC112228618 gene encoding RNA-binding motif protein, X-linked 2-like isoform X1 codes for MNPLTKVKLINELNEREASLGVKENVSWHSEYKDSAWIFIGGFPYELTEGDIVCVFSQYGEMANINLVRDKKTGKSKGFCFICYEDQRSTILAVDNLNGIKIKGRTIRVDHVLNYRPPKDNEDMDDITKRLREEGCAPKLPDPSSSESEEEEQYAVPAKKPKKDKKEKKKKKEKSLKEDRKQRERLAQTHSVSPPRPALAVRVKQEEEDLGYDKYSQRGAPEEWLGAREERPGPGAEPQNTHRQVDRGFRNRHGEREGERERPREDEKRKDGGLQLESKRTGRKERENQDRDRERDRTREGEREMDNERNRARDWDREKDRNREREKDRSSKHKEHSRERDQRRK; via the exons TCCCCTGACCAAGGTGAAACTGATCAATgagctgaatgagagagaggcCTCATTGGGGGTGAAGGAAAATGTGTCATGGCACTCTGAGTATAAGGATAGCGCCTGGATTTTCATCG GTGGGTTTCCATATGAGCTGACGGAAGGTGACATCGTCTGTGTCTTCTCTCA GTATGGAGAGATGGCCAACATCAACCTAGTGCGTGATAAGAAGACGGGTAAATCCAAAGGCTTCTGCTTCATCTGCTACGAGGACCAGAGGAGCACCATCCTGGCTGTGGATAACTTAAATGGGATCAAG ATAAAGGGGCGGACCATCCGAGTGGACCATGTGCTGAACTACCGCCCTCCCAAAGACAATGAGGACATGGATGATATCACCAAGCGCCTGAGGGAGGAGGGCTGTGCCCCCAAACTACCTGACCCTTCATCCTCCGAGTCCGAAGAAGAGGAGCAGTACGCCGTACCCGCGAAGAAGCCCAAGAAAG acaagaaagagaaaaagaagaaaaaggagaAGTCTCTGAAGGAGGAtaggaagcagagggagaggctaGCCCAGACTCACTCTGTGTCTCCCCCTAGGCCTGCCCTGGCAGTGAGGGTGAAGCAAGAGGAGGAGGACCTGGGCTATGACAAGTACAGCCAGCGGGGGGCGCCAGAGGAGTGGCTgggggccagggaagagagaccAGGGCCTGGGGCAGagccacagaacacacacaggcaggtGGACAGAGGGTTCCGAAATcgccatggggagagggaaggagagagagagaggcccagggaggatgagaagaggaaAGATGGAGGACTGCAGTTGGAGAGCAAGAGGAcaggcaggaaggagagagaaaaccaagacagggatagagagagagacagaactagggagggagaaagagagatggacaatgagaggaacagagcgagggactgggacagggagaaagacaggaacagagagagagaaaaagacaggtcAAGTAAGCACAAAGAACACAGTCGGGAGAGAGACCAAAGGAGAAAGTAA